A DNA window from Hordeum vulgare subsp. vulgare chromosome 1H, MorexV3_pseudomolecules_assembly, whole genome shotgun sequence contains the following coding sequences:
- the LOC123435283 gene encoding probable glutathione S-transferase GSTU6 codes for MAGGGNDEVKLLGMWASPFVLRIKLALSLKGVAYEYVEEDLKSKSELLLRSNPVLQKVPVLIHDGKPVSESSVILQYIDEAFAGVGPSLLPEEPHGRAVARFWAAYIDGTLVKASSEASMGKTEEEKAEGAKQVAAAVETLEGALRDCSNGKPFFGGDTAGYVDVMLGGLLPWVHTSDKMKGVKTFDPATTPLLAAWADSFGSLGAVEAVMPDVSKLIEFAMAMHARAAAAAAGATN; via the exons ATGGCCGGAGGAGGAAACGACGAGGTGAAGCTGCTGGGCATGTGGGCGAGCCCGTTCGTCCTTCGAATCAAGCTCGCGCTCAGCCTCAAGGGCGTCGCCTACGAGTACGTGGAAGAGGACCTCAAGAGCAAGAGCGAGCTGCTCCTCAGGTCCAACCCCGTGCTCCAGAAGGTGCCGGTGCTCATCCACGACGGCAAGCCCGTCTCCGAGTCGTCGGTCATCCTGCAGTACATTGACGAGGCCTTCGCCGGCGTCGGCCCCTCGCTCCTCCCGGAGGAGCCCCATGGCCGCGCCGTCGCTCGCTTCTGGGCCGCCTACATCGACGGCACG CTCGTGAAAGCATCGTCCGAGGCGTCGATGGGCAAGacagaggaggagaaggccgaggGGGCGAAGCAGGTGGCGGCCGCGGTGGAGACCCTGGAGGGAGCCCTGAGGGACTGCTCTAACGGGAAGCCCTTCTTCGGTGGCGACACGGCGGGGTACGTGGACGTGATGCTCGGCGGCCTCCTCCCGTGGGTGCACACCAGCGATAAGATGAAGGGCGTCAAAACGTTCGACCCCGCCACGACTCCGCTCTTGGCTGCGTGGGCGGACAGCTTCGGATCGTTGGGCGCCGTCGAGGCGGTCATGCCGGATGTGAGCAAGCTCATCGAGTTTGCCATGGCGATGCATGCTCGCGCCGCGGCCGCGGCAGCCGGCGCAACAAACTGA